GGTGTCCTCCATGCATTCAGCAGATTGTCCTTCCCAGTGCTCACAAACCACTTGCCtgaaacatgcacaaacacactttaTATTTCAGAGTCAGTATCGAAGCATTCTACATGTAATTGGAATAAATAGGAAAGATAGAAGAATGTCAGAGTTGTGTCAGAGAACTCTGACTAGGAACCTGAGCTTCTACGTACCACAGGAGGCAAACTTCAGTGAGAGAACACAGCTTTCATGGAGGTGCAGCTGGTACTTGTCTGGTTTAGAGACATGCAGCACTTCTACATTACTGCTCTCCATGCCTACTGCCAGCCACTCTCCTGTAGGACAGTAGCCCAGGGAGAAGATCTAGAGGCAGAGAATGAAGGAAGGTGAAAGAAACATTACACCATTGAACAGAGCTCATCTCACAGAGATCATGATCAGCATTACGTCTTCCGACAATGAGGAGTAAAGTAACTGGTCTTAAAGAGTGGTACCATAGCGAACAGTACCAGAGACAGTGGTACCATAGACAGTGGTACCATAGACAGTGGTACCAAAAACAGTGGTACCATAGACAGTGGTACCATAGTATAATATCACAGCTTCTCGAAGCAGCAGAAGAGCTGGTCTCAGCTAATCTCACATGGCTTCAGGTGTTCCATCTGTACCTGTGAGGTGAAGTCGTGTTGCTGCAGCTGTCTGCCCTCTCTCAGGTCCCAGCAGCGTACTGTGTTGTCCAGCCCCCCCGTCCACAGTTTGGTCCCATCGTTGGAGATGTCAATGCAGCTGGCCCCATCAGTGTGACCCTGGAACTGCCTGAGGGGAACAAAGATCATGGTAACATTAACAATCAGTCATTCAGACAGAGTCATACATGCccctctccttcttctcctccttcctcctcctcctcctcctactcctcctcctactcctctcctccctccttctcttacCTGACCAGGGTCTGGTTGTGCAGGTCCCAGACTACAATGTTTCCGTCGCTGCAGCAGGAAAAGCAGACCTTGTTGTCGGGGGAGATGGCCAGAGCGTAGCAGGCCGGGGCAGATGACGTCAACTCCGCCTTGATGCGGGGAGTGGGTGTGGCCAAGTCCCAGATTGACAGCGTACTGGCTTCACCTCCAACGATGAGGGTCCGCCCATCGGGGAGGAGTTTGCAGGAGCGGATGTAGTTATCCCTGTTCTGATTGGTGAAAAGAGGGAACGCGTTTATTGGAGAGGACACGTGAAGTAAACCAAGCAGTATGAATCCCTGTTAAAGAGTGTGTCCACTCACCAGACAGTCCAGCTGGGCCATGGCACTCTTGCTCCCAGGCTGGCTGATGTCCCACACCTTGACACAGCCCTTCCCCCCTGTGTACACGTGGCGTGTGGAGGTGCTGATGGTGACAGCACACACCACCTCTCCATGGTTCAGAGTGTGGATCTGACGGGCGTGCCGCGGGATCCCCGGGCCTAGCAGGGCGTCCGGAGGGAAAGGCACCGGCTGCATCTGTCCATCCGCGCTCACATGGAAAGAGTAGGCACTGGAGACAGGGAtgagggaaagaaaaagtgaaAAAGGTCAGAATGGTAAAAAAGGCAACCAATGCAATCAACGTCTGTATATTACTACTATCAGCAATGCACAAGCATGGAAGGCTGACTACACTTTAAAGGCATTAGATGCTGAGAAATAGTTTAATAGCTTTACACAATAACCGTTGGCAGAATGCAAAAGGGAAAAGTGCCATTTCTAATGGCCGATCAATAGTGTGACAAGACAGTTGTTGGCGTAATATCAAAATTGGGAAAAACTTGCTGCTTGCTCCAGCTGAAATTGCAACATTGGAGAGGAGACGTACGGTTTTCCCCCAGAGGATCCACCAGACAGTGAAGAGGAAAGCCCTGGCGCCCTGAGGTGAGAGCGAGACTCATACGCAACCTGGACAGACAAGGAGGAAGATCACACTATTTGGAGAGTTCTAATTACGATCATCCTGCCTTCTAACAGCTCAGAAAAACATCTTAGCAAAGATTCATCAAATCAAGtgatctttatttattttaatttctttaacTATTACCACGGAAAACATTGTCTAACGAGCCGATGTTGTTTGAAACCTGTGGTGCACATCTTCCACAAACTGGCTTCATTTCATTCCTAGTGATTTAGCAACCCGATACCAACCAGGGCAAACAGGTGTGTGCACTAGCTAGTCGATTAGGGACATTGCTGATTAATTCACTGCCAGGAAGAGATAAAGGCTGTCCAGAAGGTCTGAACCTGTTTGAGGTCTTCAACTCACCAAGGGGCTGCGCGTGTAGGCGCTGGCGGCAGCGCTGATCTGGGGCGAGAGAGTGAGGGGGCCCCCGAAGCCCCCGGGACTCGCCAGCTCCCCGTTAAGGCCTGCGTGGGACACCACCCCAAAGTGAGCCGGGTATGAACCAGAGGGCACAGATAGGGGACTGCGGAGAGCTGGTTGGGAGGGTGTTGGGGGGAGGTAAAGTGGGGGTAGGTAAGAAAAAAATGTTACTTTCCAGCAGGGTAAGAGAAGGTAAGACAGATGGCGTGGAACTGCTGGCTGTTCACACCAGTAAATGTCACAGTTCACACAGGTAACAGTCAGAGCTGACTTCTGACTAAAACGCTGCATCTTTGCTGCTTAATGCAGATTGCAAATTAGGACAGGTGTGAATTGATACCTTAGCAGACTGATGTGAACACGGCAGCACATTATCACAGGAGGGGCGTTTAAAAGGTAACAGGACTAGGGGACAGAAGGTACGACAGACAGGGGTGTCTGACTCACCCAGGGGGTCAGCAGAGGTGGCAGCCTTGCTGACCAATCGAAGGCAGGACGTACTCGGGCCCGCAGGGCCGGGGGTTAGGGCCTCGCAGTGAGACGGGGACGGGGTGCTCGACTTAGACAGTGGAGACCCAGACTTCTCCATCTACAGAGAGGAGAACCAACAAGAGATACTGTGAAACAACCAGACAAACTCTGGAGTTAGAGATATGTGACACGGTCTACATCACTTTACATAGTTGCCTGTAGTTCCATTAAATCTGTAGCTCCCACCTGTGCTGAGTCCTTGGCCTTGCCCACGGGGGGACTGCGTGGTTGAGGAGAGGAAGGGGCTGCCCCGGGGCTCCTGGGGGACCCTGGTAACTCCTTCCTCAGGTTAGGGGCCCGGTCCAGACCGTTCCCGTGGGGGGAGCGAGGAGGGGTTCCCACAGGGGACGTGGGCTcctgggacagacagacagatctcCAGGTCAGCCCATACCGCCAAGACCGTACAGCTTCACATTACCTGTCAAAAACCTGGAAAGCCATGAGCTTCTAAACATTCCAGACCACTTTAAGAGCTGTTGAAACACACAGTTGCCTGTTACTGCACGTCAAACACAGACGATTGTTAACCTCCCTGGCTGGCACAGCCAACTCAGAAAAAGCATTCACATCTGCTCCAAGTCTGCTGCAGTCAGCACTTCTAGCTGTCACAGAGTATGAACCAACCAGAGCACACATCCACCGACAGAACTAAAACCATCACCAGAGACATTGCCTCTCACAGTCCTATTAGGAACATCTGTCAAATTCTCCAGTAGTTCTGGCCGCAAAAATCACACATCTTTCTTGCTTTTGTACTGCGCAGTATCAAACACAGAAAGCTTAGATAAAACATATTGTGTTACCCCGCGTGAAGTATTTAAAGAATTAAAATATTCTCAGGGCATAAACGGCTTTGCATAAATAAAGGAAGCACATTGCTGCTATCTGATGAGaggagagctgtgtgtgtttaagagtTGTGTTCAGCAAGGAGAGACTGCACTCACTAGCAGAGAACAGCAGCTAGCACCACATAATGAGCTTCCATAATAATATTCACTATTTACAAGGACTTGATGCAAGTGTCTAATTGTGCTatgtacagtgccctccacaatcATTGCCCCCCCTTgttaaagatgagcaaaaaaccGCTATGATTTCTTTGTGTATCAGCTTGATAAAACATCAAAAATATGAGAAAACTCGAACCTTTAAGGTTAAACCGTTCAAAGATTGTAAGTACATGATGTTTTGACACCCCTGCATTCAGTACATTGCGCCCCCTGCTCATGCCAGAAAACAGCACTGATGAGGTGAGAAGAATCTGTTCCTAATGACTaagatgaacaaaaacaaatattaatcgAGGGGAAGATACGTATTAGATTTGGTTGGTAAGAATTTCCTCAGGGTGCCCGATTATAACACACCTGCTAACTTTGGCATCATCAACAAGCTGTTTCCCCACTGACAGGATGTAAATGGTGTTCTGCACGGTTCTCTTTAAACTCTTTAAActctggaggtgtgtgtgtgaaagcttAAGAGGGCAACTATTTAGATGATACTGGATtaagatttaaataaaatacacccAGTCGTCAAACTGAACACGAGGTCTAAATGAAATGCCACTTTGGCTTTTAAACCCAATTCCTCTAGGTTTggggatgggggggaggggggggcagcaTTTGAGGTCATTAGGGTTAAAGGTCTGGCTcaaagacaaaaagacagatcTGTTTTCTCTTGCCAGATCAGAGATTTGACTCAGAACTAGTCAGATGCTCTAGCCGCTAGGACATCTCACACGCTGCCATGTCTGGCACCAATGATCATACCTTCAGTTAAGGTCACTTAGGTCAACGAAATTTGGCCATTCGAACATGCaatcaaacaaaaactgaaTCCGCCAGTGCCGGTCGTGCTTTATAGCAAGCTGTATTGTCTGTAGAAGTGGCCTATTTCCGTGGCTGGATCAACTGGCCTCAGAATGTGTGTACACTGGCTCTCAAAAACATTCACCCCAGATTGTATAGAGAAACAAATGTGAAATCTAAATAATGATACCGATTGGGTGTTTATGCCACTGATGAATGCAAGttaataatgtcaaagtgaaaaataacatctgcaaattgttcttaattaattacaaatgtaaaacagaaaataattgattgcgcAAGTTTTCACCCCCTTTGGTGTGACAcgcctgaatgagctgtggtgcaaaccagttgtctttagaagtcacataATAATTGGAGTCGATTCTATCTGCAtgcaattaaggtgtttcacatgatttgaggttaaaaacacctgtctctggcAGGTACCACGGACAGTACAGTtgctaacaaaaacaaggtactgaaTATCCCCCAGGgcacagtaaagtccattattaagaaattgaGAGAATATGACAACTgagaatctgtctagaacaggccgtCCTCAAGAACTAAGTATCCGTGTGAGAAGGGTACCAGTCAAGGAGACCACCAGAGAAATGCGGTTCAAAATCAGTGTTTATTGCTGTAATACAGGGCACCATTTTCTAAAATTAGATCTCCATACCAGTTAGTTTTTCCTGtatgaattaaattaaataaaaatacacgtAGAATATTCAGATTGGAACAGgtcaatgaccccaaacatacagctgaagcaacactggagtggcttgaaaacaaaaagctaaTTGTCTcaagtggcccagtcaaagcccagacatATAGTAAAACCTCAAGAGAcgatgtggaaagagttgaaaattgctgttcaacaaaggtccccatccaacttgacagagcttgagccTTTTTTGCAAAGAATAATGGCCAAcaattgctgtgtccagatgtgcaaagccaGCACACTCATTGTCTGA
The nucleotide sequence above comes from Esox lucius isolate fEsoLuc1 chromosome 8, fEsoLuc1.pri, whole genome shotgun sequence. Encoded proteins:
- the tle2b gene encoding transducin-like enhancer protein 4 isoform X4; the protein is MYPQGRHPVPLQPGQSFKFTVLETLDRIKEEFQFLQAQYHSLKLECEKLASEKTEMQRHYIMYYEMSYGLNIEMHKQAEIVKRLSAICAQIIPFLSQEHQQQVVQAVERAKQVTMAELNAIIGQQQLQHLSHHTPGIPLTPHPSGLSIGGGSGLLALTGALGVSAHLASKDERNHLDPEHLREGAPSRSKSVSSTDSQPVEERQGPSGGYSSSQGGNDSKRRRCEDKEALPPHYDSDGDKSEDNLVVDVSNEEPTSPVGTPPRSPHGNGLDRAPNLRKELPGSPRSPGAAPSSPQPRSPPVGKAKDSAQMEKSGSPLSKSSTPSPSHCEALTPGPAGPSTSCLRLVSKAATSADPLGLNGELASPGGFGGPLTLSPQISAAASAYTRSPLVAYESRSHLRAPGLSSSLSGGSSGGKPAYSFHVSADGQMQPVPFPPDALLGPGIPRHARQIHTLNHGEVVCAVTISTSTRHVYTGGKGCVKVWDISQPGSKSAMAQLDCLNRDNYIRSCKLLPDGRTLIVGGEASTLSIWDLATPTPRIKAELTSSAPACYALAISPDNKVCFSCCSDGNIVVWDLHNQTLVRQFQGHTDGASCIDISNDGTKLWTGGLDNTVRCWDLREGRQLQQHDFTSQIFSLGYCPTGEWLAVGMESSNVEVLHVSKPDKYQLHLHESCVLSLKFASCGKWFVSTGKDNLLNAWRTPYGASIFQSKESSSVLSCDVSPDDKYIVTGSGDKKATVYEVVY
- the tle2b gene encoding transducin-like enhancer protein 4 isoform X3, with translation MYPQGRHPVPLQPGQSFKFTVLETLDRIKEEFQFLQAQYHSLKLECEKLASEKTEMQRHYIMAEIVKRLSAICAQIIPFLSQEHQQQVVQAVERAKQVTMAELNAIIGQQQLQHLSHHTPGIPLTPHPSGLSIGGGSGLLALTGALGVSAHLASKDERNHLDPEHLREGAPSRSKSVSSTDSQPVEERQGPSGGYSSSQGGNDSKRRRCEDKEALPPHYDSDGDKSEDNLVVDVSNEEPTSPVGTPPRSPHGNGLDRAPNLRKELPGSPRSPGAAPSSPQPRSPPVGKAKDSAQMEKSGSPLSKSSTPSPSHCEALTPGPAGPSTSCLRLVSKAATSADPLALRSPLSVPSGSYPAHFGVVSHAGLNGELASPGGFGGPLTLSPQISAAASAYTRSPLVAYESRSHLRAPGLSSSLSGGSSGGKPAYSFHVSADGQMQPVPFPPDALLGPGIPRHARQIHTLNHGEVVCAVTISTSTRHVYTGGKGCVKVWDISQPGSKSAMAQLDCLNRDNYIRSCKLLPDGRTLIVGGEASTLSIWDLATPTPRIKAELTSSAPACYALAISPDNKVCFSCCSDGNIVVWDLHNQTLVRQFQGHTDGASCIDISNDGTKLWTGGLDNTVRCWDLREGRQLQQHDFTSQIFSLGYCPTGEWLAVGMESSNVEVLHVSKPDKYQLHLHESCVLSLKFASCGKWFVSTGKDNLLNAWRTPYGASIFQSKESSSVLSCDVSPDDKYIVTGSGDKKATVYEVVY
- the tle2b gene encoding transducin-like enhancer protein 4 isoform X1 — encoded protein: MYPQGRHPVPLQPGQSFKFTVLETLDRIKEEFQFLQAQYHSLKLECEKLASEKTEMQRHYIMYYEMSYGLNIEMHKQAEIVKRLSAICAQIIPFLSQEHQQQVVQAVERAKQVTMAELNAIIGQQQLQHLSHHTPGIPLTPHPSGLSIGGGSGLLALTGALGVSAHLASKDERNHLDPEHLREGAPSRSKSVSSTDSQPVEERQGPSGGYSSSQGGNDSKRRRCEDKEALPPHYDSDGDKSEDNLVVDVSNEEPTSPVGTPPRSPHGNGLDRAPNLRKELPGSPRSPGAAPSSPQPRSPPVGKAKDSAQMEKSGSPLSKSSTPSPSHCEALTPGPAGPSTSCLRLVSKAATSADPLALRSPLSVPSGSYPAHFGVVSHAGLNGELASPGGFGGPLTLSPQISAAASAYTRSPLVAYESRSHLRAPGLSSSLSGGSSGGKPAYSFHVSADGQMQPVPFPPDALLGPGIPRHARQIHTLNHGEVVCAVTISTSTRHVYTGGKGCVKVWDISQPGSKSAMAQLDCLNRDNYIRSCKLLPDGRTLIVGGEASTLSIWDLATPTPRIKAELTSSAPACYALAISPDNKVCFSCCSDGNIVVWDLHNQTLVRQFQGHTDGASCIDISNDGTKLWTGGLDNTVRCWDLREGRQLQQHDFTSQIFSLGYCPTGEWLAVGMESSNVEVLHVSKPDKYQLHLHESCVLSLKFASCGKWFVSTGKDNLLNAWRTPYGASIFQSKESSSVLSCDVSPDDKYIVTGSGDKKATVYEVVY
- the tle2b gene encoding transducin-like enhancer protein 4 isoform X2, producing the protein MYPQGRHPVPLQPGQSFKFTVLETLDRIKEEFQFLQAQYHSLKLECEKLASEKTEMQRHYIMYYEMSYGLNIEMHKQAEIVKRLSAICAQIIPFLSQEHQQQVVQAVERAKQVTMAELNAIIGQQLQHLSHHTPGIPLTPHPSGLSIGGGSGLLALTGALGVSAHLASKDERNHLDPEHLREGAPSRSKSVSSTDSQPVEERQGPSGGYSSSQGGNDSKRRRCEDKEALPPHYDSDGDKSEDNLVVDVSNEEPTSPVGTPPRSPHGNGLDRAPNLRKELPGSPRSPGAAPSSPQPRSPPVGKAKDSAQMEKSGSPLSKSSTPSPSHCEALTPGPAGPSTSCLRLVSKAATSADPLALRSPLSVPSGSYPAHFGVVSHAGLNGELASPGGFGGPLTLSPQISAAASAYTRSPLVAYESRSHLRAPGLSSSLSGGSSGGKPAYSFHVSADGQMQPVPFPPDALLGPGIPRHARQIHTLNHGEVVCAVTISTSTRHVYTGGKGCVKVWDISQPGSKSAMAQLDCLNRDNYIRSCKLLPDGRTLIVGGEASTLSIWDLATPTPRIKAELTSSAPACYALAISPDNKVCFSCCSDGNIVVWDLHNQTLVRQFQGHTDGASCIDISNDGTKLWTGGLDNTVRCWDLREGRQLQQHDFTSQIFSLGYCPTGEWLAVGMESSNVEVLHVSKPDKYQLHLHESCVLSLKFASCGKWFVSTGKDNLLNAWRTPYGASIFQSKESSSVLSCDVSPDDKYIVTGSGDKKATVYEVVY
- the tle2b gene encoding transducin-like enhancer protein 4 isoform X5 → MNGVREAERKYYEMSYGLNIEMHKQAEIVKRLSAICAQIIPFLSQEHQQQVVQAVERAKQVTMAELNAIIGQQQLQHLSHHTPGIPLTPHPSGLSIGGGSGLLALTGALGVSAHLASKDERNHLDPEHLREGAPSRSKSVSSTDSQPVEERQGPSGGYSSSQGGNDSKRRRCEDKEALPPHYDSDGDKSEDNLVVDVSNEEPTSPVGTPPRSPHGNGLDRAPNLRKELPGSPRSPGAAPSSPQPRSPPVGKAKDSAQMEKSGSPLSKSSTPSPSHCEALTPGPAGPSTSCLRLVSKAATSADPLALRSPLSVPSGSYPAHFGVVSHAGLNGELASPGGFGGPLTLSPQISAAASAYTRSPLVAYESRSHLRAPGLSSSLSGGSSGGKPAYSFHVSADGQMQPVPFPPDALLGPGIPRHARQIHTLNHGEVVCAVTISTSTRHVYTGGKGCVKVWDISQPGSKSAMAQLDCLNRDNYIRSCKLLPDGRTLIVGGEASTLSIWDLATPTPRIKAELTSSAPACYALAISPDNKVCFSCCSDGNIVVWDLHNQTLVRQFQGHTDGASCIDISNDGTKLWTGGLDNTVRCWDLREGRQLQQHDFTSQIFSLGYCPTGEWLAVGMESSNVEVLHVSKPDKYQLHLHESCVLSLKFASCGKWFVSTGKDNLLNAWRTPYGASIFQSKESSSVLSCDVSPDDKYIVTGSGDKKATVYEVVY